The genomic stretch TCGACGCCGAGCTTGGTTAATCGCTTGGCTGCCTTTCCCGACAGTGACTCAGCAAAGGTCGGAAGAATACGCGCGCCGCCGTCCAGTAACAAAACCCGGCTCTTGGCAGGATCGATCCTGCGAAAATTGTTACGCAAGGTCACCGAGACCAGTTGAGCGATCGAGGCCGCAAGCTCGACGCCGGTCGGGCCACCGCCCACCAATACAAAGGTCATCTGGCGAGCACGTTCTTTCGGGTCATCGGTCGACTCAGCCAGTTCGAACGCACTCAGGATCTTGGTTCGGATCGTCTCGGCGTCGTTGAGGCTCTTGAGGCCCGGCGCGAACCGCGCAAACTCGTCATGGCCGAAATAACTCGGACGCATTCCGGTGGCGATGACCAGGAAGTCGTATTCGAGTTTCTGGCTGCCAACGCCTGGGCTCGTGATCTCGATGGTACGAGCGCCGAGATTGACGCCCTTAACCTCGGCCAGCAATACGCTGAGGTTGTTCTGTTTTGCCTCGAGCTGACGGATCGGTGCCGCGATCTCGGCGGGTGACAGAACAGCGGTGGCGACCTGGTACAGCAGCGGCTGAAAGATATGGTGATTACGCCGGTCGATCAGCGTGATCTCGACATCGGCGCGTTTTAGTGCCCGCGCTGCCGCGATACCGGCAAAGCCACCGCCGACGATCAAGACGCGTTTCTTGCCTGGATCCGCCTTCACAGTCGGCTTTTCCTGCGGGAACGATTTGGTCAGAACTGTAGTCATGGATGCACCGACGCTCTCCGGGACCAGTCACCCGATTGGCATTGGTACTGCGGCGCTTCGGGCCATTCTTGGACCGCGCTGCCGTGCGTTGAACGATCGTGCCGCATCATGCGGCTGGCGTTGCGCGTTCGAGCAGCATGCGAGGCAGGATCAGCCCGAAGGTCATGGCCATGATAATCAAAAACGCGGTGGCGCCACTGGTGACGATGCTTGTCGGCAAAGCCGCCGGCGCGGCCGGCCCGATCGAGACCAGTTCGACGAGGCCCGTTGCCGCGTTGAACAGGAAAAAGCCCGGCATCAACGAGACGACGGCGGAGAAGGCCACGGCCGCGAACGGCAGACGCAGGCGATCGACGACCGGAGTTGCGAGGATGCTGACGAGTGTGCAGGCGACGAGCGCGCCGGTCGCGGCATTTGTCCCCACGACGGAGATTAGCGCCCAGC from Bradyrhizobium sp. Ash2021 encodes the following:
- a CDS encoding NAD(P)/FAD-dependent oxidoreductase, which produces MTTVLTKSFPQEKPTVKADPGKKRVLIVGGGFAGIAAARALKRADVEITLIDRRNHHIFQPLLYQVATAVLSPAEIAAPIRQLEAKQNNLSVLLAEVKGVNLGARTIEITSPGVGSQKLEYDFLVIATGMRPSYFGHDEFARFAPGLKSLNDAETIRTKILSAFELAESTDDPKERARQMTFVLVGGGPTGVELAASIAQLVSVTLRNNFRRIDPAKSRVLLLDGGARILPTFAESLSGKAAKRLTKLGVEVSTGVKVEKVDEQGVIAAGVRIPSATVLWTAGVSASPVVKMLGTQTDRAGRAFVGAFMDIPDAPNVFVAGDAATMTQDGHPVPGVAQAAIQQGRFVGRVIANRVRGRKDGRPFRYRNKGNMAVVGKNFAILEAGHLRTSGFVTWLIWAALHVLTLPQLQNRFRVQTQWFWSYLSGQRSSRLISEGPRSSAS